One Keratinibaculum paraultunense genomic window carries:
- a CDS encoding FtsX-like permease family protein, with translation MNSFKIAIINFKRNIRTYSLYLMAMVFSVATYYNFVSMRYNPQFLEAKEISAYIEGSSMTASMLMIMFLIFFIAYSSSFFLNQRKREIGVYAFMGIDNYKIALIFASEGLLLGIMSVIFGLGTGILFSKLFMMMLAKVALLNIRINFFISKKAIIETIILYSIILGITFLKGYLEIIKTNLIDLMNSLKKEEELPKINYFKGIVSIVIIGVAYYIAINYEKFGFGTALMVTVILIIWGTYWLFGSFFSMIIRYYINKKGFLYKGTNIISISNMGFRIKNNYRTLAAVAVLITTCITSFGTVSSLKYYVDENHKIEVPYTVTYISSNEEEIKKVDKVIENSSHNVELKNNANFLYVPDSEVVVVNLSTFKDILIDLKVENREKIISKFKLLRNEAGYIERPGVMMSILEKNDIHIGNQKYNIKVNTKVPLFGKGVPFPCIVVKDDEYEILKSKFIEKQFNGIILDNPEDTKDLTFELVKVLTEESWLYTYFVAGATFYDFTGIVYFLGAFLFLVFVFATGSIIYFKILSESFGDKNKYEILKKLGTTDLEIHESVSKQIGMFFILPLVVGIIHSMVAISVLSDIMKCNLIKPTIVSIGVFALMYGIFYVFTRRKYIDIVSTT, from the coding sequence ATGAACTCTTTTAAAATAGCTATTATTAATTTTAAAAGGAATATAAGAACTTATAGCTTATATCTTATGGCAATGGTTTTTTCTGTAGCTACTTATTATAATTTTGTATCTATGAGATACAATCCTCAATTTTTGGAGGCTAAAGAAATATCAGCTTATATTGAAGGTTCATCTATGACTGCCTCTATGCTTATGATAATGTTTTTGATATTTTTTATAGCATATTCTAGTAGTTTTTTCTTAAACCAACGGAAAAGAGAAATAGGTGTATATGCTTTCATGGGAATTGACAATTATAAAATAGCTCTTATATTTGCTTCAGAAGGATTATTATTGGGAATAATGTCAGTAATCTTTGGACTAGGTACTGGAATTTTATTTAGCAAATTATTTATGATGATGCTTGCAAAAGTAGCTCTTTTAAATATAAGGATTAACTTTTTCATATCAAAAAAAGCTATTATTGAAACAATAATTCTTTATTCAATTATTTTAGGTATTACATTTTTAAAAGGATATCTAGAAATTATTAAGACCAATTTAATAGATCTAATGAATTCATTAAAAAAAGAAGAAGAACTTCCTAAAATCAATTATTTTAAAGGAATAGTATCAATAGTAATTATAGGAGTAGCCTATTATATTGCAATTAACTATGAAAAATTTGGATTTGGTACTGCCCTTATGGTTACAGTGATTCTCATCATATGGGGTACCTATTGGTTATTTGGGTCTTTTTTCTCTATGATTATAAGATATTATATAAATAAAAAAGGCTTTCTATACAAAGGTACAAATATTATAAGCATTTCAAATATGGGATTTAGAATTAAGAACAATTATAGGACTCTTGCAGCAGTAGCAGTATTGATAACAACTTGTATAACTTCCTTTGGCACAGTGAGTTCTCTTAAATATTATGTAGATGAAAACCATAAGATAGAAGTTCCCTATACTGTTACTTATATTTCAAGTAATGAAGAAGAAATAAAAAAGGTAGATAAAGTAATCGAAAATTCAAGCCACAATGTAGAACTAAAAAATAATGCTAATTTTTTATATGTCCCTGACTCTGAAGTTGTAGTGGTTAATTTATCTACTTTCAAAGATATATTAATAGATTTAAAAGTTGAAAATAGAGAAAAAATAATATCTAAATTTAAATTATTAAGAAATGAAGCAGGTTATATTGAAAGACCAGGAGTGATGATGAGTATTTTGGAAAAAAATGATATTCATATAGGAAATCAGAAATATAATATAAAAGTCAATACTAAGGTTCCTCTTTTTGGGAAAGGTGTACCTTTTCCCTGCATAGTTGTAAAGGATGATGAATATGAAATATTAAAATCCAAATTCATTGAGAAACAGTTCAATGGAATCATACTTGACAATCCAGAAGATACCAAGGACTTAACTTTTGAACTGGTAAAGGTATTAACAGAGGAATCATGGTTATATACTTACTTTGTAGCTGGGGCAACATTTTATGATTTTACTGGAATAGTCTATTTCCTTGGTGCATTTTTGTTTCTAGTATTTGTATTTGCTACAGGAAGTATAATCTATTTTAAAATATTGAGTGAGTCCTTTGGAGACAAAAACAAATATGAAATACTTAAGAAACTAGGAACTACAGATCTAGAAATACACGAATCCGTTTCAAAACAGATAGGTATGTTTTTTATATTACCCCTAGTGGTTGGCATAATTCATAGTATGGTGGCTATTTCCGTATTAAGCGATATTATGAAGTGCAACTTAATTAAACCTACAATCGTAAGCATAGGAGTATTTGCATTAATGTATGGTATATTTTATGTATTCACTAGGAGGAAGTATATAGATATTGTATCAACAACATAA
- a CDS encoding ABC transporter ATP-binding protein — MEIVLETQKLKKEYGGKGLIFTAIEDIDLKVYKGDFLGVMGPSGAGKTTLLNILSTIDRPTSGEIYYEGKNILNMKNRDLSIFRRNNIGFIFQDFNLLDSMSVEDNMALPLALSKVNPKEIKEKIEKLSKFFGLKDQLKKYPYQLSGGQKQRVAAARALITSPSIVFADEPTGALDSKSSQELLQCLSQMNEEFNTTIIMVTHDAFAASYCKRILFLKDGRIHARIDKDSTRREFFKRIIDFLGSMGGGVDELF, encoded by the coding sequence ATGGAAATAGTACTTGAAACACAAAAATTAAAGAAAGAATATGGTGGAAAGGGTTTAATTTTTACAGCTATAGAAGATATTGACTTAAAAGTATATAAAGGAGACTTTTTAGGAGTAATGGGACCATCAGGAGCTGGAAAGACTACCCTTTTAAATATTTTATCCACCATCGATAGACCTACTTCTGGAGAAATATATTATGAAGGTAAAAATATATTAAATATGAAAAATAGAGATCTTTCAATATTTAGACGAAATAATATAGGATTTATATTTCAGGATTTTAATCTATTGGATAGCATGTCTGTTGAAGATAATATGGCATTGCCTTTAGCTCTTTCAAAGGTAAATCCAAAAGAGATAAAAGAAAAAATTGAAAAGTTGAGTAAGTTTTTTGGATTGAAAGACCAATTGAAAAAATATCCTTACCAATTATCGGGAGGGCAAAAACAAAGGGTAGCAGCAGCTAGAGCTCTTATTACTTCTCCTTCCATAGTGTTTGCAGATGAACCAACTGGTGCATTGGATTCAAAATCTTCACAAGAATTGTTGCAATGCCTATCTCAAATGAATGAAGAGTTTAACACCACTATAATCATGGTAACTCACGATGCTTTTGCAGCTAGTTATTGTAAAAGAATATTATTTTTAAAAGATGGAAGAATTCATGCTAGGATAGACAAGGACTCCACTAGGAGAGAGTTTTTTAAGCGAATCATCGATTTTCTGGGTTCTATGGGAGGTGGAGTAGATGAACTCTTTTAA
- a CDS encoding sensor histidine kinase has product MGFIKWKHTYRDLKNALDNGNSIEGYIPNGEKLEQLLIRKIIDFKNKEKFEEVKDLKRDLEEINDYITKWVHEIKIPLSVCELMADRIEEEGLYDTSKELRQEVERINFLINQVLYTSRASSYSRDFIVEEVNLGASVRSVIKNNINSFLSKKIEVEVGDLDFNIFTDSKWTYYILEQIINNACKYVDIHGKIEIFAKETDESIILCIRDNGIGIPAKDIDRIFDRGFTGDNGRRTKKSTGMGLYICKKVADKLNINIQVTSEVSKYTEFRIIFYKISDYLNVTEM; this is encoded by the coding sequence ATGGGTTTCATAAAGTGGAAGCATACATATAGGGATTTGAAAAACGCATTGGATAATGGGAATAGTATAGAAGGTTATATTCCAAATGGAGAGAAGCTGGAACAATTATTAATAAGGAAAATAATTGATTTCAAAAACAAAGAAAAATTTGAGGAAGTAAAAGATTTGAAAAGAGATCTAGAGGAAATAAATGACTATATAACCAAATGGGTTCATGAAATAAAAATACCTTTGTCCGTGTGTGAACTTATGGCTGATAGGATAGAGGAGGAAGGACTATATGATACATCTAAGGAATTAAGACAGGAAGTAGAAAGGATAAACTTTCTTATAAATCAGGTATTATATACTAGTAGAGCCTCCAGTTATTCTCGAGACTTTATAGTTGAGGAGGTCAATTTAGGAGCATCAGTTAGAAGTGTAATTAAGAATAATATTAATTCCTTTTTGTCTAAAAAGATAGAAGTAGAAGTTGGAGATTTGGATTTCAATATATTTACCGACAGTAAATGGACCTATTATATATTAGAACAGATAATTAATAATGCTTGCAAATATGTAGATATTCATGGCAAAATTGAAATTTTTGCAAAGGAAACTGATGAGAGTATAATACTTTGTATTAGGGACAACGGGATAGGTATTCCTGCTAAAGATATAGATAGAATCTTTGATAGAGGATTTACGGGAGATAATGGAAGAAGGACAAAAAAATCTACTGGAATGGGCCTGTATATTTGCAAAAAGGTTGCAGATAAGCTGAACATAAATATTCAGGTAACTTCTGAAGTATCAAAATATACGGAGTTTAGAATAATTTTTTATAAAATATCCGATTATTTGAATGTGACAGAAATGTAA
- a CDS encoding helix-turn-helix transcriptional regulator translates to MKNRLEEIRKQRGITQEDLARTLEVSRQTVSSLENGRYNPSIILAFKIARYFNMSIEDIFIYEEEGK, encoded by the coding sequence GTGAAAAATAGATTAGAAGAAATTAGAAAGCAAAGAGGAATTACACAGGAAGACCTTGCCAGGACCTTAGAAGTTTCAAGGCAAACAGTAAGTTCATTAGAAAATGGGCGATACAATCCATCTATTATTTTAGCCTTTAAAATTGCTCGATATTTTAATATGTCTATTGAAGATATATTTATTTATGAGGAGGAGGGAAAATAA
- a CDS encoding ATP-binding cassette domain-containing protein, with protein sequence MGVNGAGKTTIVSLLMRLLKSTEGEIIVDGISQDKYNIYEYYSLFSTVFQDIYIMPDTILNNITSGEENPDMEKVYKALKDVGLLDFVNNLPEKENTYLVRTSRDNAIDLSGGQNQRLLLARALYKDGPISILDEPTAALDPISEFEIYTKFDEIVGDKTAIYISHRLSSCRFCDDIVVFHEGEIIQRGSHEELLEESQGKYYELWNAQAQYYVS encoded by the coding sequence GTGGGAGTAAATGGTGCAGGAAAGACTACTATTGTATCCTTGCTTATGAGATTATTAAAGTCAACAGAGGGAGAAATTATAGTAGATGGAATATCTCAAGATAAATACAATATATATGAATATTATTCCCTGTTTTCTACAGTGTTTCAAGATATTTATATAATGCCAGATACAATTTTAAATAATATAACTTCAGGAGAAGAAAATCCTGATATGGAAAAGGTATATAAAGCTTTAAAAGATGTAGGACTATTAGATTTTGTAAATAATTTGCCAGAAAAAGAAAATACTTATTTAGTTAGAACTAGTAGAGATAATGCCATAGATTTATCAGGAGGTCAAAATCAAAGATTATTACTGGCAAGAGCACTATATAAAGATGGGCCTATAAGCATTTTAGATGAACCAACAGCAGCACTAGACCCTATATCAGAATTTGAAATATATACTAAATTTGACGAAATAGTAGGAGATAAAACAGCAATCTATATTTCCCATAGACTTTCTTCCTGTAGATTTTGTGATGATATAGTAGTGTTTCATGAAGGAGAAATAATTCAAAGAGGAAGTCATGAGGAGCTATTAGAAGAGAGCCAAGGGAAATATTATGAATTATGGAATGCTCAGGCTCAATATTATGTTTCCTAG
- a CDS encoding FprA family A-type flavoprotein — MYNVREVTKDLYWVGGNDRRLTLFENIHPIPEGISYNSYLLLDEKTVLLDTVDWSVCNKFIENVKYVLGDRPLDYMIINHMEPDHAACIGEVIFHYPDVKIIGNKKTFTFMEQFGFKVNGNYIEVKDGDTISSGGHEFLFISAPMVHWPETMATFDTTNGVLFSADAFGTFGSLDGRLFNDEVDFEREFLVPARRYYTNIVGKYGPQVQTLLKKASELDIKYICPLHGPVWRTNLDYIIDKYEKWSSYEPEEKGVIIVYGSMYGNTEAAAEDLARRLVEKGMTNIVMYDASKTHVSYLIADTFKLSHIVLASSTYNLNIYPPVREYLLTMKELNLQKRTVGIIVNGTWAPRAGQLIPELLAEMKDMNVLENKVLIKSSMKEENIDEMDALAESIIESMK, encoded by the coding sequence ATGTACAATGTTAGAGAAGTAACTAAGGATTTATATTGGGTTGGTGGGAATGATCGTCGCCTTACTTTATTTGAAAATATCCATCCTATTCCAGAAGGTATTTCTTATAATTCATATTTACTTTTAGATGAAAAGACTGTGCTTTTAGACACAGTAGATTGGTCAGTATGTAATAAATTTATAGAAAACGTAAAATATGTTTTAGGCGATAGACCTTTAGATTATATGATTATAAATCATATGGAACCAGATCATGCAGCATGTATAGGAGAAGTGATATTTCACTATCCAGATGTAAAAATTATAGGTAATAAAAAGACATTTACATTTATGGAACAATTTGGCTTCAAAGTAAATGGAAACTATATAGAAGTTAAAGATGGGGACACTATATCTTCTGGAGGACATGAATTTTTATTTATATCTGCTCCAATGGTTCACTGGCCAGAGACTATGGCAACTTTTGATACTACAAATGGAGTATTATTTTCTGCTGATGCTTTTGGAACTTTTGGCTCTTTAGATGGGAGATTGTTTAACGATGAAGTAGATTTTGAGAGAGAATTTTTAGTACCAGCTAGAAGATACTACACTAATATAGTAGGGAAATATGGACCTCAAGTTCAAACTTTATTAAAAAAGGCTAGTGAATTAGACATTAAATATATTTGCCCATTACATGGACCAGTATGGCGTACAAATTTGGATTACATTATTGATAAATATGAAAAATGGAGTAGTTATGAACCTGAAGAAAAAGGCGTAATTATAGTATATGGCTCAATGTATGGAAACACAGAGGCAGCTGCTGAGGACTTGGCTAGGAGATTAGTAGAAAAAGGTATGACTAATATAGTTATGTATGACGCTTCAAAAACCCATGTATCCTATTTAATTGCAGATACCTTTAAGTTAAGTCATATAGTTTTAGCTTCTTCAACTTATAATTTAAATATTTATCCGCCAGTAAGAGAATATTTATTGACTATGAAAGAATTAAATTTACAAAAACGTACAGTGGGTATAATTGTAAATGGGACTTGGGCACCTAGAGCTGGACAATTGATACCAGAACTTTTAGCTGAAATGAAAGATATGAATGTTTTAGAAAATAAGGTATTAATAAAATCATCCATGAAAGAGGAAAACATCGATGAAATGGATGCTCTTGCTGAAAGTATCATAGAATCTATGAAATAA
- a CDS encoding sensor histidine kinase — MTITISLYTLVLIIIIIGFILYVLYRIFLPKVVDRRISTYQNELLENHISEIDELYHKIRGWRHDYHNHIQIMIAYLELGKTEEMMKYLRDLDKDLSTIDQVIKTGNIMVDSILNTKISIAGKNNIKVTADAVVSDKVAISDIDLCVIIGNLLDNAIEASMTVENEEERFIRIYIAEKMDQFYIYVSNSFEGKIKKKGSKYFTTKDERQRGYGIIRIDGIVEKNQGMINRQSERDIFATEIILPLSY; from the coding sequence ATGACTATTACTATTAGTTTATATACGCTTGTTTTGATAATTATCATCATTGGATTCATTCTTTATGTTTTATATAGAATTTTCTTACCTAAAGTAGTAGATAGACGAATCTCAACATATCAAAATGAGTTATTAGAAAATCATATATCAGAAATAGATGAACTATATCATAAAATTAGGGGCTGGAGACATGATTATCATAATCATATTCAAATTATGATTGCTTATTTAGAATTAGGAAAAACTGAAGAGATGATGAAGTATTTAAGGGATTTAGATAAAGATTTATCTACTATAGACCAGGTTATAAAAACTGGCAATATTATGGTGGATTCAATACTAAATACTAAGATTTCCATAGCAGGAAAAAATAATATTAAAGTGACTGCTGATGCAGTTGTTTCTGACAAAGTAGCTATTTCAGATATAGATTTATGTGTAATAATAGGAAATTTACTGGATAATGCCATAGAAGCCTCTATGACAGTAGAAAATGAAGAAGAAAGATTTATTAGGATATATATTGCAGAAAAAATGGACCAATTTTATATTTATGTTTCCAATTCTTTTGAGGGGAAAATTAAGAAAAAAGGTAGTAAATATTTTACTACTAAAGATGAAAGACAACGGGGCTATGGTATTATTAGAATAGATGGAATTGTAGAGAAAAATCAAGGTATGATTAATAGGCAAAGTGAGAGGGATATTTTTGCAACGGAGATAATATTGCCTTTGTCATATTAA
- a CDS encoding response regulator transcription factor — protein sequence MYKILIVEDNKVLCNNIEEGIIKWGFDVISIENFENVLEECAKHNPHLVIMDINLPYFDGFYWCKKIRDISKVPIIFLSSRDSNMDIVMAVNMGGDDFVTKPFSMDILLAKIQALLRRAYSYGSDDRQIIECDGAILNINDGTLTYNDKDIELTRNEFKILQLLMKNKGKIVTRDRIMRVLWESEYFISENTLTVNVNRLRKRLEELGLKDFIVTKKSQGYMIP from the coding sequence ATGTATAAGATACTCATAGTAGAGGATAATAAGGTTCTTTGCAACAATATAGAAGAAGGAATTATTAAATGGGGTTTTGATGTGATTTCTATAGAAAATTTTGAAAATGTATTAGAGGAGTGTGCAAAACATAATCCCCATTTAGTAATTATGGATATAAATTTACCTTATTTTGATGGATTTTATTGGTGTAAAAAAATAAGGGATATATCTAAAGTTCCCATCATATTTTTATCTTCAAGGGATAGTAATATGGATATAGTAATGGCGGTGAATATGGGTGGAGATGATTTTGTTACCAAGCCATTCTCTATGGATATTCTATTGGCAAAAATACAGGCACTTCTTAGAAGAGCTTACTCCTATGGATCAGATGATAGACAGATAATAGAATGTGATGGAGCAATTTTAAATATTAACGATGGGACATTAACCTATAATGATAAAGATATAGAACTTACAAGGAATGAATTTAAAATACTTCAATTACTTATGAAAAATAAAGGCAAGATAGTAACAAGGGATAGGATTATGAGAGTCCTTTGGGAAAGTGAGTATTTTATTAGCGAAAATACCTTAACTGTAAATGTAAATAGGCTTAGGAAAAGACTAGAAGAATTAGGATTGAAAGATTTTATAGTGACCAAAAAATCACAAGGATATATGATACCATGA
- a CDS encoding ABC transporter ATP-binding protein/permease translates to MQINDYVAYSSQINIMRNFFEKEDDLNRKHNQYKPNLNKAPSIEFKNVSFKYGEDGDYVLKNFNFKIAPGEKNSSCGSKWCRKDYYCILAYEIIKVNRGRNYSRWNISR, encoded by the coding sequence GTGCAAATTAATGATTATGTAGCCTATTCTTCTCAAATTAATATTATGAGAAATTTCTTTGAAAAAGAAGATGATTTAAATAGGAAGCATAATCAATATAAGCCTAATTTAAATAAAGCACCTAGTATTGAATTTAAAAATGTATCTTTTAAATATGGAGAAGATGGAGATTATGTATTAAAGAATTTTAATTTTAAAATAGCACCAGGAGAAAAAAATAGCTCTTGTGGGAGTAAATGGTGCAGGAAAGACTACTATTGTATCCTTGCTTATGAGATTATTAAAGTCAACAGAGGGAGAAATTATAGTAGATGGAATATCTCAAGATAA
- a CDS encoding LytR/AlgR family response regulator transcription factor — MQSILSAEAFHFEWLEDFSYDIILLDIQMAELSGIELAKLIREKDKHIQIIFVTAIPDYIGEGYDVDAINYLIKPISEEKLRECLSKAINKKEIQPKSILIEIDGGVHRIYEDSIMYLEIEGHELFIHQEDKTISIRKPLSEMEELLSMDEFIKPHRSYLVALKYIKYIDSKKITLKNRTTILISRGNSKEVQRKFFNYFKRDVK; from the coding sequence TTGCAGTCAATCTTATCTGCTGAAGCTTTTCATTTTGAATGGCTAGAGGATTTTTCTTATGATATTATTCTTTTAGACATTCAAATGGCAGAGCTTAGTGGAATTGAACTTGCTAAGCTAATACGTGAAAAAGACAAACATATACAAATTATATTCGTAACTGCAATACCAGATTATATAGGTGAAGGTTATGATGTAGATGCGATAAATTATTTAATAAAGCCTATTAGTGAGGAAAAATTAAGGGAATGTTTAAGTAAAGCCATAAACAAAAAAGAAATCCAGCCAAAATCTATTCTCATTGAAATAGATGGAGGAGTACATAGAATATATGAGGATTCTATAATGTATTTGGAGATTGAAGGTCATGAATTATTTATCCATCAAGAAGATAAAACTATTAGCATAAGAAAACCTTTAAGTGAAATGGAAGAACTTCTATCAATGGACGAATTTATAAAGCCTCATAGATCTTATTTAGTAGCATTAAAATATATAAAATACATAGATTCAAAGAAAATTACTTTAAAAAATAGAACTACAATTCTCATAAGTCGTGGAAATTCTAAAGAAGTTCAGAGGAAATTTTTTAATTATTTTAAGAGGGATGTAAAATGA
- a CDS encoding Fic family protein, whose product MEQIEKLDLYQDTIKELRPFEGEMLKELKEFYRIGLTWTSNALEGNSLTESETKILIEDGLTIGGKPLRDVFEAVGHAEAYEYMFTLLEKMEITEENILCLHKLFYQNIDRNFAGKYRDIPVFISGSNYPVTKVDNIQSEMDNLCQWIKADRSKYHPVEFAAILHKKFVFIYPFKDGNGRVARLLMNIALIQDGFLPVIIPPILRNEYISLLEKAHKDDAPFIDFIVEMEIESQKDFLKLLQIPLPKL is encoded by the coding sequence ATGGAACAGATTGAAAAACTAGACCTTTATCAGGATACTATCAAGGAATTAAGACCCTTTGAGGGGGAAATGCTTAAAGAGTTAAAAGAATTTTATCGTATAGGTTTGACCTGGACATCTAATGCATTGGAGGGGAATTCCTTAACTGAAAGTGAGACTAAAATTTTAATAGAAGATGGTTTGACTATTGGGGGCAAACCTCTTAGGGATGTATTTGAGGCTGTAGGCCATGCAGAAGCTTATGAATATATGTTTACATTACTTGAGAAAATGGAAATTACAGAGGAAAATATTCTTTGTTTGCATAAATTATTTTATCAAAATATAGATAGAAATTTTGCAGGAAAATATCGTGATATTCCCGTTTTTATTTCTGGTTCTAATTATCCAGTTACTAAGGTGGATAATATTCAAAGTGAAATGGATAATTTATGTCAGTGGATAAAAGCGGATAGAAGTAAATATCACCCAGTAGAATTTGCAGCTATCCTCCATAAAAAATTTGTTTTTATTTATCCTTTTAAAGATGGTAATGGAAGAGTAGCTAGGCTTTTAATGAATATAGCATTAATTCAGGATGGATTCCTACCAGTGATTATTCCCCCAATTTTACGAAATGAATATATTTCACTTCTTGAAAAAGCACATAAAGATGATGCACCTTTTATAGATTTTATCGTAGAAATGGAAATAGAATCTCAAAAAGACTTTTTAAAATTACTTCAAATACCATTGCCTAAATTATAA
- a CDS encoding YczE/YyaS/YitT family protein, translating to MRKNILAFIKLFFGYFVCAVGIVMTINSNLGLAPWDVFHQGLSKLTGITIGRAHILTGVSIVALSSIFGEKVGWGTIFNMLFIGIFIDFLMLNNLIPIFNKFLPSLIMMLLGLLVLGFGCYLYLSVGWGSGPRDGLMIALVKKTNKSVRFIKNIQEIIAVSIGYILGGSVGIGTFLMAILGGYFMQFAFKIAKFDVSQIQHRFIEDDIKFIKEKFICKKS from the coding sequence ATGAGGAAAAATATTTTAGCATTTATAAAATTATTTTTTGGTTATTTCGTATGTGCTGTAGGCATAGTAATGACTATAAATTCAAATTTAGGATTAGCCCCTTGGGATGTTTTCCATCAAGGACTATCAAAATTAACTGGCATTACAATAGGGAGAGCCCATATTTTAACAGGTGTTAGCATAGTGGCATTAAGCAGTATATTTGGAGAAAAGGTTGGTTGGGGTACCATATTCAATATGTTGTTTATAGGAATATTTATCGATTTTCTCATGTTAAATAATTTAATTCCCATATTCAACAAATTTTTACCTAGTTTAATTATGATGCTTTTAGGATTATTAGTTTTAGGATTTGGTTGTTACTTGTATCTAAGTGTTGGATGGGGTTCAGGTCCTAGAGATGGACTTATGATTGCTCTTGTAAAAAAGACCAATAAATCAGTAAGGTTTATTAAAAACATACAAGAAATCATTGCAGTATCCATTGGTTATATATTAGGAGGTAGTGTAGGGATAGGAACATTCCTTATGGCTATTTTAGGTGGGTATTTTATGCAATTTGCATTTAAAATTGCTAAATTTGATGTTAGCCAGATTCAACATAGATTTATAGAAGATGACATAAAATTTATTAAAGAGAAATTTATATGTAAAAAATCCTAA
- a CDS encoding BlaI/MecI/CopY family transcriptional regulator, translating to MNIVKISDAEYEIMEIIWAAEGEVTTADIIEKLGENKWKHTTILTLASRLVDKNVLSVRKEGRINYYSPTISKDEYKSYQADDFLEEMYGGSVKSLVASLYDNKKISEEDIKELQDWIRRV from the coding sequence ATGAATATAGTTAAAATTTCAGATGCAGAATATGAAATAATGGAAATCATCTGGGCTGCAGAAGGTGAAGTTACTACAGCGGACATAATTGAAAAATTAGGAGAGAACAAATGGAAACATACTACTATACTTACCTTAGCCAGTCGATTGGTGGATAAAAATGTATTAAGTGTAAGGAAAGAAGGTAGAATCAATTATTATTCTCCTACTATAAGTAAAGATGAATATAAGTCCTATCAGGCAGATGATTTTTTAGAGGAAATGTATGGAGGTAGTGTAAAGTCTTTAGTAGCATCACTATATGATAATAAAAAAATTAGTGAGGAAGATATAAAGGAATTGCAAGACTGGATTAGGAGGGTGTAG